GAATGATCACGGCCACACCAGCCTCACGGACACGTTCAACGAACGGGCTCGGATCGCCGAAGGACAACATCACCGCTCTGGGGTTGTGCTCCAGCGCCTGCTCGACCGCGTCAACGCTGGTCGCCCAGCTCAGGAACCCGACACCCCATGGCTTCCCGGCACCCGCCACGATCGGCAGTTGGCGCGCCAGCCAATCCGCCTCCCCGCCTCCGGCGCCCAGCAGGCCGAGCCCGCCACCGCGCGAGACGGCCGCCGCCAGCGCACCGCCGGCCGACCCGCCCATCGGAGCCAACGCGATCGGGTGCTGGACACCGAACAACTTCGTGAACGCAGTCGACAACGCCATGGGGGTAATCATCACCCTGTCGGTACGCAGGGGCACCACCCCCGGAGCCCCACCGCACAGATCTCTCGTTATGACGTTCGCGGCCAGACGGCTCCCTGCGCGTTCGCGGGGCCCTGTCGTGCTTACTCGCCTGTCTCCCCGTCGATGAGCTCTCGGGCGATGTCGAGGTGGCCGAGGTGGCGTGCGTACTCCTGAAGCAGGTGGAACAGGATCCTTCCGAGGGAGGGGGCCTGGTCGGGCGTCTGGAACCTGCCTGCGACGACTCGGGCGGGACATGCCGTCCCGGCTATGCCTGCGTCGAGGCGAGTTCGACGACCGTGACGTCGGACGGGGCGCCCACGCGTACCGGCGGGCCCCACGCACCCGCGCCGCGGCTCACGTACAGCTGGGCAGCTCCGTGCGGGCGTTCTCCAGCGGGCGGCGCCGGAGAGGTACTCGTGTTTGCCGGTGACGAAGAACGCCCCATGGTGCGCCCGGAGTTGGGCGAGGGGTTCGACGGCCGTCCGTGTCGGTGGATCGCGGCAACTGTGGTGCCGTGGTCGCGCTGTCGGCCCTTGCGCCCCGCCCCGCCCGGGTCACTCGGTGTCGTTCTCGACGATGGCCTCTTCGCGATGCCATGCGCGTCTGCCAGAGGGTGCATTTGATTGACTGATTCCAGGTCTGAATTCGCGTCGCGGATTCAGCTTGCCCGCCGCGCGAAGCGCCTACCACGCCGAGAATGCGGTTGACTGGACGCGGCCGTCTCTGGCCCCCGAGGACTTCGTCAGGCCGGAATGGGTGTTGCGGTCCCCTGCCGTGTAACGGCACGGGTATTGCCAGGCGAAGGCCCCGTACGACTTCCTCCACCGCTACTCGACGGGCGGCACCGGCGCACAAGGCACCAGCGCCGCCACGTCGACCGCGGAGGCAGCCGAGAAAGAGTCAAAGAACTGGGCGTCCGCACCGAGTTCAGTTCGGCTGCCGACGCGCCCGCTTCACCTCGCGGTCGATGGCCCAGGCGTCGGCGACCGGCCCGAGGTGGCCGAGCTTGTCGGGGTTGATCACGGCGCGGATGGTCTGAATCTGCCCGTCGAGCACTTCGAGGGCCAGGGTGTGGAGCACCTTGCCGTCCCGGTCGCGGAAGATCGCGCCGGGCTGGCCGTTGACCTCGTGCGGCTCGAACGACACGTCGATCCGGATCAGCCAAGGGAAGGCCGTGCCCAGCACCCGGGCCACGTTGTCCGCGCCCATGACGGCCTTGGCCAGCTGTGGGGCCTTGCCGCCGCCGTCCGAGACCAGCTGCACATCGGCGGCCAGCAGATCCCGCAGCCCGCCCACATCGCCGTCCTTCAGCGCGTCGAAGAACCGCGTCGCCAGCTCCTGCCGCTCCTGCCGGTCCGCTTCGAAACGCGGGCGCCCGGCCTCCATATGGCGACGCGCCCGCACCAGCAGCTGCCGGCACGCCGACTCCGAACGCCCCACCGCCGCGCCGACCTCGTCGAACCCGAAGGCGAACACCTCCCGCAGCACAAACACCGCCCGCTCCAGCGGGCTGAGCCGCTCCAACAGCAGCAGCGCCGCCATCGACACCGAGTCGGCCAGTTCCACCGACCGCGCCGGATCCTGATACGGATCGCTCAGCAGCGGCTCGGGAAACCACGGGCCCACGTACTCCTCCCGCCGCACCCGCGCGGAGCGCAGTACATCGATCGAGATGCGCGTCACCACGGCCGAGAGATAAGCCTTGATCGACCTGGGCCGGGTCGCCGAGCCGTCAAAGCGCAGCCATGTCTCCTGCACCGCGTCCTCGGCCTCACCCACACTGCCCAGAATCCGATAGGCGATCGAAAACAGCAGCGGCCGCAGCTCCTCGAACTCCTCGGCCTTGTTCACGCCGAAGCCCCTCCCCTTGAAGCGCTCCCACCCGGACCCACTCGCCGGCGCGGGCATCTTCTGGTGATCATCCGGACCGTCGGCAGGCCAGAGTAACGCCCCCGAGGCCGGGGGCCCGGAGCCCGCAGCCGGACTCCGAGCCAGTTGCTGATGCGGTTCAGTGGAACTGCCCGGGCTCGTAGTCGCCGGCCGGCTGCTGGGCGATGATGTTCAGCCGGTTCGCCATGTTCATGAAGGAGACCAGGAGCACCAGGGCGGTGAGCTGCTCCTCGTCGTAGTGCTTGGCGGCGTAGGCCCACACTCCGTCGCTGACCCCAGCGGCCGCGTCCGCGACCCGGGTCCCCTCCTCGGCCAGCGCCAGCGCGGCACGCTCGGCGTCGGTGAAGACCGTGGCCTCCCGCCAAGCCGCGACCAGGTTCAGCCGCACCGAGGTCTCGCCGGCAGCGGCGGCCTCCTTGGTGTGCATGTCGATACAGACGGCGCAGCCGTTGATCTGACTTACGCGAAGCGCCACCAGCTCCTGCGTGGCGGTCGGCAGCGGCGATTCCTTGAGCGCTTTGCCCGCCGACATCATGTACTTGAGGGCCTTGCCGGCGGTCGGGTCGGCGAAGTAGTTCAGTCGCGCGTCCATGGTGTGCTCCTCTGCGGTCGTCAGTGGCTACACCCCCTGAGACGGGGTAGCCCGACCCCCTGTGACATGGACGAATGTGACCCGCGTCTCCCGGCCGTCGGCGCACTCCAGCCGACGAATTCGGCGTCACCCGCGCCCACGTGATCGGGGGATGACTGTGCTGATTGGCCGGGCTCCCTCGGCTCTCCCGTACCGGCGGCGCGCCGGGCACGGCAGTCCGGGCTGAGGCAGCGTGCGGGGCTAGCGTCGGCGGCATGGACGGTGATCGCCGAGGGTGGCGCCAGTGTTTGCTCAGCGGTGCGGTGTTCGCCGTGTGTATGGCCGGCACCACGCTGCCGACTCCCCTCTACGGCCTCTACCAGGAGAAGTTCGGGTTCTCCGAGCTGACGGTCACCGTCGTGTACGCCGTGTACGCCTTCGGGGTCATCGGCGTACTGCTGCTGGCGGGCAACGCCTCGGACGCCGTGGGCAGGCGTCCGCTGCTGCTGTGGGGCCTGGTATTCGCGGCGGCGAGCGCCGTCTGCTTCCTGTGCGCCACCGGGCTGGGCTGGCTGTACGGGGGGCGGCTGCTGTCGGGACTGTCCGCCGGTCTGTTCACCGGGGCTGCCACGGCGTACGTGATGGAGTTGGCGCCGTACGGTGGCGCCTTCCGGGCGACGTTCGTGGCGACGGCCGCCAATATGGGCGGGCTGGGCTGCGGCCCGCTGCTCGCCGGAGTGCTCGCGCAGTACGCTGCCTGGCCGCTGTACCTGCCGTTCGTCGTGCACCTCGCCCTGGTGGCCTGCTCGGCCGCCGTCCTGCTGTGGCTCCCGGAGACCGTACGGGAGCGGCGGTCGCTGAGCACCGTACGGCCGCAACGGCCCAGCCTGCCCCCGCAGGTGCGGGCGGTGTTCGGGCCGGCGGGGATCGCCTCGTTCGTGGGGTTCGCCTTGTTCGGGGTGTTCACGTCGGTCAGCCCGGCGTTCCTCGCGCAGTCCCTGAACGTGCGCAACCGCGCCGTCGAGGGGCTGGTCGTCGCGCTGGCCTTCTTCGCCTCGACCGCCGGTCAACTGGCCGTCGGCCGCGTCGGGGTGGGGCGAGCGCTGCCACTGGGCTGCGCCGCACTCCTCGCCGGGCTGGCGCTGCTCGCGGGCGCGCTGCGATGGGACCTGCTGTTGCTGGTGGTGCTGAGCGCGATCGTCGGCGGGGCCGGGCAGGGGCTGGCGTTCCGCGGGGCGCTGTCCGCGGTGGCCGAGGCGTGTCCCGCGAACCGGCGCGCGGCGGTGATCTCGACGCTGTTCGTGGTGGCTTACGCGGGCATCTCGGTGCCGGTGATCGGCGTGGGTGTACTGGCGAGTCCGCTCGGCCTGGAGGGCGCGGGGCTGGTGTTCATCGCGTGCATGGCCGTCCTGGTCTCGACCGCGGGCGTCTACCTGCTCCGACGGCCGGTATCAGCGAGGGCGTGAGCGTGTACGGGCGTGGGGGCGCGCGGTGACCCACGCGCGCCTGCCTGCGGATTCGGCGCCGCCCCGCAGCGCCGCGCACGTCACTTCAGCGCTTCATCGAGCCACTGCCGGATCTCCGGGGTCACAGGATCGGTGATGTCGGTGAACTCCTCATGCTTGCCCAGGTACTTCGCCACGTAGGGGCAGACGGGCACGATGTGCTTGCCGGCTGCGCGTACGTCGGTCAGCGCCTCCCGTACGAGGACGGAGGCCAGTCCCTGTCCGGCGAACGAATCGTCGATCTTGGTGAGGTAGAAGACACGCTGATCGCCGTGGTCGCGGTAGGCGGTGAAGCCGGCGAGCTCGCCGTCGACATGGATTTCGTAGCGGTGCCTGTCGGCTGCGTCCTCGACGACAGGGGCGGCGGCCTGTTGTGTCATCGTGTTCCCTTCCAGGGCAGTGCGGGGTTCTTCCGGGGCGTGATGGTTGCGTTGGGCAAGGCGGGCGCGGGAAGCCTGTCCCCGTCGTATCCCTCGACCCGGCCGAAGCGGTCCGACGCCTGCTGCCATGCTTCCCGGGCCTGAACGATGTCTTCGTGGCTGCGGCCGATGAAGTTCCACCACATCACGATCTCTTCCTCGAACGGTGGCCCACCGAGCAGCAGCATCCGGGCGTCCGCATCCGTCTCGTTCGTCAGCGTCAGCGTCGCCTCGCCCGGGGCCGCATAGCCGAGTTCGGCCGGTTGCAGGAGCGCTCCGGCCATGTGGACCTCGCCGCGGTCGACGAGAACGCCGTGCTCGAACCCAGGGTCGACAGCGAGCGTCGTGGTGGCGCCGGGCTCAAGAGTCAGTTCAGCGCCCAGCAGCGGGGTGAAGGTACGGACGGGGGACCTGTCGCCGGCGAGGGAGCCCAGGAAAACCTTGGCCTCGCCCCCGTCGACTTTGACCACGTTCGGCACGTAGTGATGGAAGTCCCGGCCGGTGTTCCGGTGCGCGTCGGGCAGCGCCACCCACAGCTGCACGCCGTGCAGCACGGTCGTCTGGGGGGTGGAGACCTCCGAGTGGCAGATCCCGAAGCCGCCGGTCATGAGGTTCAGCTCACCTGGCCTGACGAACGCATGGCTGCCCAGGCTGTCGCGGTGCTCGATCTCCCCGCTGAACAGCCAGCTCACCGTCTGCAGCCCGGTGTGCGGGTGGGGAGCGACGTCCATGCCGCCCGTCTCGGCGACGTCGTCGGGGCCGTAGTGATCAGCGAAGCACCAGGCGCCGATCAGCGTCCGGGCCCGCTGGGGCAGCGTGCGGCGCACCGTCATCGCCCGAGGGCCGCCCAGCGGCACGTCGCGCGCGGCAAGGACCTGGACTCGGGTCGTGGAATCACCGTCCGGCGTGGCACCGGAGCGCACCTCAGCCGGTTTGACCTCTGTGTTGCTCACTGCGCGACGCCTCCCGCAAAGAGTTAGTTGTATGTTCAATCTTCATAGCATAATCGTAGGTCGAGCGGCCGACGGTCGCAGGGTCAAGGAGGACACGTGACGGAAGCGGCAACGGCGACCCGGGCCGGGCGCATCTTTATCGACAAGCAGAGCCCGGCGGCCTACCAGGCGTTGACCTCGGCCGCTGAAACAGTCCGCGCGGTCGCCGCCGAGGCGGGTCTCGACCGGATACTCGTCGAGCTGGTCAACCTGCGCGTCTCGCAGCTCAACGGCTGCGCCTACTGCCTCAGCCTGCACACCAGGGCCGCACTGCACGCGGGCGAGACGACGCAGCGCCTCGGTGTACTGCCGGCATGGCGTGACACCGAACTGTTCACCCCCCGGGAACGCGCGGCCCTTGCCCTGGCCGAAGCCACCACGTACCTCACTGACGCCACCGCACAGGAAGCCGCATACGCCGAAGCCGGCTTGATCCTCACCGACGACGAGATCTCGGCGGTCACATGGGTGGCGATCACCATGAACGCCTTCAACCGGGTGTCCATCATGAGCAAGCATCCCGTGCGCAGCGCCTCGAAACTTCCCCCCGCCTGAACCCGCGACGGTTTCGACCGGTAACGGCGAGGCCGTGGAGGCGCATCCGCGACATCGTTTGCGGCGGGAAGCGACGAGGCGTGCAACGGTACGCCGACCCGATCGATGGTCTGGTGCACGCGGCCGTCGTTGATCGCCCACGGGAAGCGGTCATCCAGTTCATCACGACGGGCAGTCAGGCGCGGCCTGCCGGCGGTTCTGCAATGCCGACGATTCTTCCGTCCACGGGCCGGACGCGGACCGACCACCCCAGTGTTGTGAGGTCGCCCGTGAGTTTCCGGGCATCGTGGAAGATCTTCACGACGCGGTACTGGCTGCCGTCCTCGAGTCGGCGCAAAACCGCGGGGACGGGCCCATCTGTGATGACTTCCTCGCTCGCGGCCGCGGCGGGGCCGTCGTCTATGAAGATCGCTTTGCCGCGCGGCGCAAGCAGGGCGGCGACGGTGTTCCAGAAGTCGGGCGACCGCCACGGCGGGACATGGGAGAGCCAGAAGGCGAAGAACACCGTGTCGTAGCGCCTCGGCGGCTGCCAGTCGAACACATCGGCCTGAATGAACTGGACGTTGGGGGCTGGAGTACGCGCACGGGCGATGGCCAACACCTCGGCGGCCGCGTCGACAGCCGTCACCGAATGCGCGCGGGCGGCGAGCAGCGGGGTCCACTGGCCCGTTCCGCAGGCCAACTCCAGCACATCCCCGACAACCGGAAGGTCATCGACTACGGTCAGTAATCGCTGCAGGTCCTCGCGCTCCGCATAGGGCCGGTCGTACTCGGCCGCGCCTGCCCGGTAGTAGGCGAGTTGCTCCGCCAGGAGGTTGCCGTCATCGCTGCTCATGACCCCGACCCGGTTCGAGAGCACGCCGACAAGTGTCTTCTGTCGCCCCTGCCGGCGCGTCCCAGAACTGCTGGCTCTGCAGGTGGCTGTCCGGTGGCAGCACTGCGATCCCCTTCCACTGTTGAGGTTCCCCGACCGAAACGAATGGTCAGGCCTGCCCCTGGGGCAAGGTCAACTCTGACGAGGTGTGAAGAAACGGGCAGTACATTCCGGCCGGCCCTCCCAGTCGTGGGCCGCCCCCCTCCCGGTCGAGAGTCGCCCCCTCCCGGTCGAGACCGCACGGTCGCCTTCCACCCAGATATGAACGATCAAATTTCTCCTCCCACCGACAGCCACCGAGCGCCATGTGCGACACCAACTCCCCGGTGAGAGCGGCTGGAAGAGAAGCTTGGAAAGAATGAGCGCAGTCGCTGCCGGAGGGGTTGACGGGAGGACGTATCGAGGCCATCTTGAACGATCAAATCAACCGTTGGCAGGGCCGCTGCCATGAGCCGGCCGACGCAGGGTCTGCATCTGCCGATGAACAGCGAGGAGGACACCGTGAGTTCTTCGCGGATAGCCGTCGGTGCGGGACAGGGCCGACCGAAACCCCCGGGCGCGAGGCCGGTGCGGGCGGCTGCGGTGGTCGCGGCGGTGATGTGCGCCTCGGTACTCAGCGCATGCGGTGGCTCGGACTCGTCCGACACCGACGCGGGCGGTCCGGAGAAGTCCCAGGACCGCGGCCCGATCACCCTGGCCAGCGGCAAGGACACCACGGGCACCCTGCAGGGCCAGCTCGACCGCTGGAACAAGCAGCACCCCGACCAGAAGGTCACTCTGGTCGAACTCCCGGAGAGCGCCGATCAACAGCGCCAGCAGTTCATCCAGAACGCCCAGACCAAGTCCGACACCTACAGCGTGCTCAACCTCGACCCGATCTGGGTCGCCGAGTTCGCGGCCAACCAGTGGATCGACGAGCTTCCCGCCAAGGAGTTCCCGCTCGACAAGATGATCCCCGCCGTCGTGAAGACCGGCGAGTACTTCGGCAAGCAGTACGCCGTCCCGTTCAACACCAATGCGGGACTGCTCTTCTACCGCAAGGACCTCCTCGACAAGGCCGGCGCCCAACCCCCCACCACCTGGGACGAGTTGAAGCAGGCCTGCGAGAAGGTGCGGAAGCTCCCCGAGGGCAAGGGCATCGGCTGCTACGCCGGACAGTTCGACAAGTACGAGGGACTGACCGTCAACTTCTCCGAGGCCGTGGCCTCCGCCGGCGGCAGCGTCGTCGACGACAAGGGCAAGGCAACCGTCGACACCGAGGCCGCCAAGAAGGGCCTGCAGTTCCTCGCCGACGGGTTCAAGGACGGCACCATTCCCCAACAGGCCTCCACCTACAAGGAGGAGGACGGCCGCCGCGACTTCCAGTCGGGCAAGCTCCTCTTCCACCGTCAGTGGCCCTACCAGTGGACCCTCGCCAACGCCAAGGACGGGTCGAGCGAGGTGGCGGGGAAGTTCGGCGTCGCCGCGCTGCCCGGCCTCGACGGCCCCGGCAAGTCCAGCCTCGGCGGACTCGACCTGGCCGTCAGCAAGTTCGCCAAGAACAAGGCCACCGCCCTCGACTTCATCAAGTTCTTCTCGAACGAGGCCAACGCCAGGACCAATCTCAAGGTCACCTCAGCGGCTCCGCCGTACACCGACCTCTATGACGACCCGGCGCTGCGCAAGCAGTTCCCGTACCTGGCCACCCTCAAGGAGTCCCTGGACACGGCGACGCCACGGCCTGTGGTCGTGCACTACGGCGATGCCACGGCCGCCATCCAGGAGAGTGCCGCGGCCGCGCTGAGCGGTTCCAAGTCGGTCGACGACGCCTTGGCCGATATGCAGAAGAACCTCTCCGCCGCCGTCGCCGCGAAGTAGACGGGCCGCCCACGTGTCCGTCACAACGCCGACGCCGGTGCGCAAGACCACGTCGTCCCGGCCCGCGCGCTCATCGCGCCGGGCCGGGACGGCCGGTCTGGCCGCGGCCCTGCTCTCACCGACGCTGCTCGTCCTCCTCCTGGTCATCGGATACCCCGTGGTGGCGGCCCTGCGGCTGTCCTTCCAGGTGTCCAGCGAGTCCATCGACCCGGACACCGGTTTCAAGGTGACCGCCACCTCCTACGGCGCCGACAACTACGCGTCCGTCTTCTCGGACGACCGGCTGCTGCGGCCCTGGTGGAACACCACGTCGTTCGCCCTGGCCTCGGTCACCCTCGAGGTCCTGATCGGTGTCGCCATGGCCCTGGTCATGCACCGGGCCTTCCGGGGCCGGGCACTCGTCCGCGCCGCCGTCCTCGTGCCCTGGGCCATCCCCACCGCGATCTCCGGCATGCTCTGGAAGTGGATCTTCAACAGCCAAGGGGTCGCCAACGAGATTCTCGGCGCCCAAGTGCTGTGGAGCAGCGACGGGTTCCAGGCCTGGCTCTCGGTGGTCATCGCCGACACCTGGAAGACCGCGCCGTTCATCGGGCTGCTCGTCCTCGCCGGGCTGCAGATCATCCCCGGTGAGCTGTACGAGGCAGCCCGCGTCGACGGCGCCTCCGCGTGGCGCGTCTTCTGGCGGATCACCCTGCCCCTGGTCCGCCCGGCCCTCGTGGTCGCCGTGCTCTTCCGTCTCCTGGACGTCCTGCGCATGTTCGACCTGCCGTACGTCCTGGTGGGGCCGCGAAAACATTCGGTCGAGACACTCTCGATGATCGCCTTCGACGAGATGACCAATCTGCGCTTCGGCACCGCCGCCGCGTACGCGACCGTCCTGTTCCTGTACGTCGCCGTGGTCGCCCTCGCGTTCGTGAAGCTGTTCGGGGCCGATCTGATCGGCCGGGGCACCAGGAGCGAGACATGAGCACGACGACCTTCAGGCTTCGGCGGTCCACCACCGTACGGCGTGGCACGACGCGCGCCGGGCGCGGCACGGCGTGGGCCCGCCGTCTGGGCATCGCGGCGATCGTGGCGTACTGCCTCGCGCCCTTCTACTGGATGGTCGTCTCCAGCCTGCGCAGAACGGGCGACCAGTTCTCCAACGCACCGCTGCCCGCACCGGTCTCCTTCGACAACTACTCCGCGGCCTTCGACGCGCGCAACGGATTCGGCCGGGCCCTCGTCAACAGCCTCGTCGTGGCCGGTGTCACCACCGCCGTCACGCTGGTCGTCGCCATCTTCGCCGGATACGCGCTGGCGCGGCTGCAGTTCCGCGGCAAGACACTGATCCTGACGCTGATCATCGCGGCCTCGATGTTCCCGCCGATCATCCTGGTGGTGCCGCTGCTCGAACTCTTCACGGACGCGGGCTGGATCAACACCTACCAGGCGATGATCGTCCCGAGCATGAGCTTCGCCCTGCCGCTCGCCGTCTGGAACCTCACCGCGTTCTTCCGTCAGATGCCCGCGGAGCTGGAGAAGGCCGCGCAGGTCGACGGGTGCACACCCGCGCAGGCGTTCCGCAAGGTCGTGCTCCCGCTCGCCGCACCGGGCGTCTTCACCACGGCGATCCTCGTCTTCATCTGCGCCTGGAATGAATTCCTCATCGCGGTCAGCGTGGTGAATGACCGTCAGATGATGACCGCGAACGTGATCGTGTCGCTGTTCACCGGCCAGTACAAGTACGACCAGCCGTTCGGCACGCAGATGGCGGCCGGGGTCGTGGTGACCCTGCCGCTCGTCGTCGCCGTGTTGTTCTTCCAGCGGCGGATCGTGGACGGACTCACGGCAGGAGGACTGAAATAGTGGACGCCCCCACGACGGGAGGACCGACACAGGGGAGCGACACGGCCGGCGGGGCGTCCGCCGCACCCGACGAGTGGGTGCTGGTCACCGACGACCCGCTGACCGACTACCACCCCGCCTTCACCGGCAACGGCCGGCTGGCCGCGCGCGTGCCGGCGGCCGGCAACGGCTTCGCCGAGGCCCCCGTGCGTACCCAGTTCCATGTCGCAGGCCTCTACACCGGCCGCGGCGGCGAATGGTCCCGCAAGGCGTCCCTGCCCGCCTGGACGACGCTCGACGTGAGCGATGGCAGCGGCTCGTTCAACGACGCGTTCAGCTCCGTACGCGCAACGGGGGAGCAGCTGGTAGGCGGTGACTGGGCCGCGGTGACACGGCCGGAGGCCGGAGCCGCTCGCGGCATCGAGCGGTACCGGCAGTCCCTCGACCTGCGCACCGGAGTGATCACCACGGAGGCCCGCTGGACCTCGCCGGCGGGCCGGGTCACGGACGTGCGCTACCAGGTGCTCATCGACCGGTCCCGGCCTCACGTGGGCGCCGTGACCGTGACGGTCATCCCGCACTGGGAGGGGACACTCGTCGTCAACGACACCCTCGACGACCGGGCGGCTGCCCGCACAACGCCCGCCCGGCAGGGAGCGGGCGCAGGACGGATCTGGACCGTCACGGAGGCCGAGGGCAGTGGCATCGTGGCCGCGGTCGTCTCCGTGCTCGACGCCGTCGCCGCGCCGCGCTCTCCAGCGGGGGAGGGGACGGCGGCGCAGACGGTCACGGTACGCGCGCTGCCGG
This genomic interval from Streptomyces dengpaensis contains the following:
- a CDS encoding carboxymuconolactone decarboxylase family protein; translated protein: MTEAATATRAGRIFIDKQSPAAYQALTSAAETVRAVAAEAGLDRILVELVNLRVSQLNGCAYCLSLHTRAALHAGETTQRLGVLPAWRDTELFTPRERAALALAEATTYLTDATAQEAAYAEAGLILTDDEISAVTWVAITMNAFNRVSIMSKHPVRSASKLPPA
- a CDS encoding pirin family protein, translating into MSNTEVKPAEVRSGATPDGDSTTRVQVLAARDVPLGGPRAMTVRRTLPQRARTLIGAWCFADHYGPDDVAETGGMDVAPHPHTGLQTVSWLFSGEIEHRDSLGSHAFVRPGELNLMTGGFGICHSEVSTPQTTVLHGVQLWVALPDAHRNTGRDFHHYVPNVVKVDGGEAKVFLGSLAGDRSPVRTFTPLLGAELTLEPGATTTLAVDPGFEHGVLVDRGEVHMAGALLQPAELGYAAPGEATLTLTNETDADARMLLLGGPPFEEEIVMWWNFIGRSHEDIVQAREAWQQASDRFGRVEGYDGDRLPAPALPNATITPRKNPALPWKGTR
- a CDS encoding DUF664 domain-containing protein translates to MGPAGTRGRPVRRHGRRTRLDAGIAGTACPARVVAGRFQTPDQAPSLGRILFHLLQEYARHLGHLDIARELIDGETGE
- a CDS encoding GNAT family N-acetyltransferase, which codes for MTQQAAAPVVEDAADRHRYEIHVDGELAGFTAYRDHGDQRVFYLTKIDDSFAGQGLASVLVREALTDVRAAGKHIVPVCPYVAKYLGKHEEFTDITDPVTPEIRQWLDEALK
- a CDS encoding carbohydrate ABC transporter permease, encoding MSTTTFRLRRSTTVRRGTTRAGRGTAWARRLGIAAIVAYCLAPFYWMVVSSLRRTGDQFSNAPLPAPVSFDNYSAAFDARNGFGRALVNSLVVAGVTTAVTLVVAIFAGYALARLQFRGKTLILTLIIAASMFPPIILVVPLLELFTDAGWINTYQAMIVPSMSFALPLAVWNLTAFFRQMPAELEKAAQVDGCTPAQAFRKVVLPLAAPGVFTTAILVFICAWNEFLIAVSVVNDRQMMTANVIVSLFTGQYKYDQPFGTQMAAGVVVTLPLVVAVLFFQRRIVDGLTAGGLK
- a CDS encoding class I SAM-dependent methyltransferase; amino-acid sequence: MSSDDGNLLAEQLAYYRAGAAEYDRPYAEREDLQRLLTVVDDLPVVGDVLELACGTGQWTPLLAARAHSVTAVDAAAEVLAIARARTPAPNVQFIQADVFDWQPPRRYDTVFFAFWLSHVPPWRSPDFWNTVAALLAPRGKAIFIDDGPAAAASEEVITDGPVPAVLRRLEDGSQYRVVKIFHDARKLTGDLTTLGWSVRVRPVDGRIVGIAEPPAGRA
- a CDS encoding RNA polymerase sigma-70 factor; the protein is MNKAEEFEELRPLLFSIAYRILGSVGEAEDAVQETWLRFDGSATRPRSIKAYLSAVVTRISIDVLRSARVRREEYVGPWFPEPLLSDPYQDPARSVELADSVSMAALLLLERLSPLERAVFVLREVFAFGFDEVGAAVGRSESACRQLLVRARRHMEAGRPRFEADRQERQELATRFFDALKDGDVGGLRDLLAADVQLVSDGGGKAPQLAKAVMGADNVARVLGTAFPWLIRIDVSFEPHEVNGQPGAIFRDRDGKVLHTLALEVLDGQIQTIRAVINPDKLGHLGPVADAWAIDREVKRARRQPN
- a CDS encoding MFS transporter, translating into MDGDRRGWRQCLLSGAVFAVCMAGTTLPTPLYGLYQEKFGFSELTVTVVYAVYAFGVIGVLLLAGNASDAVGRRPLLLWGLVFAAASAVCFLCATGLGWLYGGRLLSGLSAGLFTGAATAYVMELAPYGGAFRATFVATAANMGGLGCGPLLAGVLAQYAAWPLYLPFVVHLALVACSAAVLLWLPETVRERRSLSTVRPQRPSLPPQVRAVFGPAGIASFVGFALFGVFTSVSPAFLAQSLNVRNRAVEGLVVALAFFASTAGQLAVGRVGVGRALPLGCAALLAGLALLAGALRWDLLLLVVLSAIVGGAGQGLAFRGALSAVAEACPANRRAAVISTLFVVAYAGISVPVIGVGVLASPLGLEGAGLVFIACMAVLVSTAGVYLLRRPVSARA
- a CDS encoding ABC transporter substrate-binding protein, whose protein sequence is MSRPTQGLHLPMNSEEDTVSSSRIAVGAGQGRPKPPGARPVRAAAVVAAVMCASVLSACGGSDSSDTDAGGPEKSQDRGPITLASGKDTTGTLQGQLDRWNKQHPDQKVTLVELPESADQQRQQFIQNAQTKSDTYSVLNLDPIWVAEFAANQWIDELPAKEFPLDKMIPAVVKTGEYFGKQYAVPFNTNAGLLFYRKDLLDKAGAQPPTTWDELKQACEKVRKLPEGKGIGCYAGQFDKYEGLTVNFSEAVASAGGSVVDDKGKATVDTEAAKKGLQFLADGFKDGTIPQQASTYKEEDGRRDFQSGKLLFHRQWPYQWTLANAKDGSSEVAGKFGVAALPGLDGPGKSSLGGLDLAVSKFAKNKATALDFIKFFSNEANARTNLKVTSAAPPYTDLYDDPALRKQFPYLATLKESLDTATPRPVVVHYGDATAAIQESAAAALSGSKSVDDALADMQKNLSAAVAAK
- a CDS encoding carboxymuconolactone decarboxylase family protein — encoded protein: MDARLNYFADPTAGKALKYMMSAGKALKESPLPTATQELVALRVSQINGCAVCIDMHTKEAAAAGETSVRLNLVAAWREATVFTDAERAALALAEEGTRVADAAAGVSDGVWAYAAKHYDEEQLTALVLLVSFMNMANRLNIIAQQPAGDYEPGQFH
- a CDS encoding carbohydrate ABC transporter permease encodes the protein MSVTTPTPVRKTTSSRPARSSRRAGTAGLAAALLSPTLLVLLLVIGYPVVAALRLSFQVSSESIDPDTGFKVTATSYGADNYASVFSDDRLLRPWWNTTSFALASVTLEVLIGVAMALVMHRAFRGRALVRAAVLVPWAIPTAISGMLWKWIFNSQGVANEILGAQVLWSSDGFQAWLSVVIADTWKTAPFIGLLVLAGLQIIPGELYEAARVDGASAWRVFWRITLPLVRPALVVAVLFRLLDVLRMFDLPYVLVGPRKHSVETLSMIAFDEMTNLRFGTAAAYATVLFLYVAVVALAFVKLFGADLIGRGTRSET